In one window of Actinomycetota bacterium DNA:
- a CDS encoding helix-turn-helix transcriptional regulator — MKDREKRGVYMIGVAARLAGLHPQTLRMYEAKEIISPSRSDGKTRLYSDEDIEMLKYVQRLTSDLGINLSGVKMIMNLNDQIEEMDKKMEEMKRGMDEFKNEMVKEIDSVHRSYRRDIVVFPKGSMVKRDEGR, encoded by the coding sequence ATGAAGGATAGAGAGAAGAGAGGGGTCTATATGATAGGGGTGGCGGCCAGACTTGCCGGCCTCCATCCTCAGACCCTTCGGATGTATGAGGCCAAAGAGATAATTTCGCCGTCTAGAAGCGACGGCAAGACCCGTCTCTACTCGGACGAAGATATAGAGATGCTCAAATATGTTCAGAGGCTCACGAGCGATCTTGGGATAAATCTTTCCGGGGTCAAGATGATCATGAATTTGAACGATCAGATCGAAGAGATGGACAAAAAGATGGAAGAGATGAAGAGAGGCATGGATGAGTTTAAGAATGAAATGGTCAAAGAGATAGATAGCGTTCACAGGAGCTATCGTAGAGATATAGTCGTGTTTCCCAAAGGAAGCATGGTAAAGAGAGACGAAGGAAGGTGA
- the dnaJ gene encoding molecular chaperone DnaJ, with translation MPNHNHKDYYQILGVDKKATADEIKKAYRKLAREFHPDKAEEAKKKESEEKFKEISEAYEVLSDEKKRSDYDRGVKYFQSGGGFRPGADPGFGGFGDFGQFSDIFNMFGMGGRTRGYDMPERGRDLQYSVQISFEQAFSGASIKLNVTREAACTTCSGSGAKPGTFPKTCPSCGGSGQIAQNQGFFSISRPCPTCLGKGTVIDNLCPTCRGKGRSAKTEPVNIKIPAGVTDGARIRFPGKGEAGYKGGPPGDLYVITKVKPHPVFKRDGGDILMDLPLKFTEAALGAKIKVPTMSGAISLKIPAGTQDGQIFSLKGKGAPRLKGRGKGDMLIKAKISVPKNLKGEKKEILEKLAAIDKDNPRENLDKLV, from the coding sequence ATGCCTAACCATAATCACAAAGACTACTATCAAATATTGGGTGTCGATAAGAAGGCTACGGCCGATGAGATAAAGAAGGCCTATCGTAAGCTCGCCCGCGAATTTCATCCCGACAAGGCCGAGGAGGCCAAGAAGAAGGAGTCGGAGGAGAAGTTCAAGGAGATAAGCGAGGCCTATGAGGTTCTCTCCGATGAGAAGAAGCGCTCAGATTATGACCGAGGGGTCAAATACTTTCAGTCGGGCGGCGGCTTTCGCCCCGGAGCCGATCCCGGTTTTGGCGGCTTTGGAGATTTTGGCCAGTTCTCTGATATCTTCAATATGTTCGGTATGGGCGGGCGGACCAGAGGCTACGATATGCCAGAGCGGGGGCGAGACCTTCAATACAGCGTCCAGATCTCCTTCGAGCAGGCCTTCAGCGGGGCCTCAATAAAACTTAACGTCACTAGGGAGGCGGCTTGCACCACCTGCTCGGGAAGCGGGGCCAAACCTGGAACCTTCCCGAAAACCTGTCCTTCTTGCGGCGGAAGCGGTCAGATCGCTCAGAACCAGGGCTTCTTTAGCATCAGCCGGCCCTGTCCGACTTGCCTCGGCAAGGGGACGGTCATCGACAACCTCTGTCCGACTTGCAGGGGCAAGGGACGCTCGGCCAAGACCGAACCAGTCAATATCAAGATACCGGCCGGTGTGACCGATGGGGCCAGGATAAGATTTCCCGGCAAAGGGGAGGCTGGTTATAAAGGCGGCCCACCCGGAGACCTTTATGTGATAACCAAGGTAAAACCCCACCCCGTCTTCAAGCGGGATGGCGGCGATATCCTGATGGATCTGCCGCTAAAGTTCACCGAAGCGGCCCTTGGGGCTAAGATCAAAGTGCCGACCATGAGCGGGGCGATATCGCTCAAAATCCCAGCCGGCACTCAGGACGGGCAGATTTTCTCGCTCAAAGGTAAGGGGGCACCGCGTCTCAAGGGACGCGGCAAGGGAGATATGCTGATAAAGGCCAAGATTTCCGTGCCCAAAAACCTCAAAGGCGAGAAGAAGGAGATCTTGGAGAAGCTGGCAGCCATAGATAAGGATAATCCCAGAGAGAATCTGGATAAGCTTGTATAA
- the mutM gene encoding bifunctional DNA-formamidopyrimidine glycosylase/DNA-(apurinic or apyrimidinic site) lyase yields MPELPEVETIRSQLERLTQGKKIVKVRLISDKPLKNSSPVDFVKSVENKTITAIKRRAKILIIELFGGLNLLVHLKMTGRLLYAKPDEEVAKHTHIIFSLSDGMELSFWDMRQFGYVKLAEGPLGDAQEIKDLGPEALDISDEEFRRIVKAKKSGKIKPLLMDQNFLAGVGNIYSDEALFLAGIDPLRSVSSLTGEEIKNLASAIRHVLADALKAGGSSVGDYVDVFGREGSYVKQHRVYGRAGKDCPCCGGSIGRIKLGGRSAHFCPICQK; encoded by the coding sequence TTGCCCGAACTTCCCGAAGTCGAGACCATCCGCAGCCAGCTTGAGAGGCTGACCCAAGGCAAAAAGATAGTCAAGGTCCGCCTCATCTCCGATAAGCCCTTGAAGAACTCGTCCCCCGTCGACTTTGTAAAATCGGTTGAGAATAAGACCATCACCGCCATAAAGAGGCGGGCAAAGATACTGATAATCGAACTCTTTGGTGGGTTAAACCTGCTCGTTCACCTCAAGATGACGGGCCGCCTCCTCTACGCAAAGCCGGATGAGGAGGTGGCCAAACACACCCACATCATTTTCTCTCTTTCGGATGGCATGGAGCTGAGTTTTTGGGATATGCGCCAGTTCGGCTACGTCAAGTTGGCAGAGGGCCCCTTGGGCGATGCCCAAGAGATAAAGGATCTTGGGCCCGAGGCCTTGGACATCAGCGATGAGGAGTTCAGGCGGATAGTCAAAGCCAAGAAATCGGGCAAGATAAAGCCCCTTCTTATGGATCAGAATTTTCTGGCCGGGGTCGGCAACATCTACTCCGATGAAGCCCTCTTTCTGGCCGGCATCGACCCCTTGCGAAGCGTCTCGAGCCTAACCGGCGAAGAGATAAAGAACCTTGCGAGTGCTATCAGGCACGTCTTAGCCGATGCCCTTAAGGCGGGCGGCTCTTCGGTTGGTGACTACGTCGATGTCTTCGGCAGGGAGGGGAGCTACGTCAAGCAGCATCGGGTTTACGGACGGGCCGGAAAGGATTGCCCCTGCTGTGGGGGGAGCATCGGCCGCATCAAGCTTGGCGGGCGAAGCGCCCACTTCTGTCCCATTTGCCAGAAATAA
- the pdxT gene encoding pyridoxal 5'-phosphate synthase glutaminase subunit PdxT — protein sequence MKGIGVLSLQGAVREHLRMIERAGAHGVIIKKPHELSNIDGLIIPGGESTTISKLMAKYGLIKPIKDLAQGGLPIFGTCAGMILMAKGLIGPAEESLSIMDIEVRRNAFGRQKESFEAEIEVAGLEGGPFNAVFIRAPWIERVGEGVEVLAELDSHIVMAKEKSLLAAAFHPELTEDMRIHELFLKMI from the coding sequence ATGAAGGGCATCGGCGTGCTCTCCCTCCAAGGAGCGGTCAGGGAACACTTAAGGATGATAGAGAGAGCGGGAGCTCATGGGGTCATCATAAAGAAACCCCATGAGCTCTCAAATATTGATGGCTTGATTATTCCCGGCGGCGAGAGCACGACCATCTCAAAGCTGATGGCGAAGTACGGCCTTATTAAGCCCATCAAGGATTTGGCTCAGGGCGGACTTCCCATCTTTGGCACCTGCGCCGGGATGATTCTGATGGCCAAGGGTCTGATCGGACCTGCCGAAGAGAGCCTTTCGATCATGGATATCGAGGTGAGACGAAATGCTTTTGGCCGTCAGAAGGAGAGCTTTGAGGCCGAGATAGAGGTGGCCGGTCTAGAGGGAGGACCCTTTAATGCTGTCTTCATCAGGGCTCCTTGGATAGAGCGGGTGGGCGAAGGGGTCGAAGTCTTGGCCGAGCTTGATTCCCATATCGTCATGGCCAAAGAGAAGAGCCTCCTTGCCGCCGCCTTCCACCCCGAACTGACTGAGGACATGAGGATTCACGAACTCTTTTTGAAGATGATCTAA
- a CDS encoding FAD:protein FMN transferase — MKRKTITQSAVMIAIVLLIGLALFAKKGVYESVPYEKTEVLMDTFVTIKAFGSDKEMVEEGVGAAFAEIKRLDELMSFYSKESEVAAINEVSGQRFVRVSFDTFELISLSLDVSRKSLGAFDPTVGSIEHLWDFVEKRRADPSELAAAVALVGYEGIELDEDKRAVRLKAEGAKIDLGGVAKGYALDRAADILRDNGIESALLTMGSTTKVIGVKADGKPWKVGIQNPRFAGDGSLVGVLSLDGLALSTSGDYQRYFEEDGIRLHHILDPKTGMPAEGLMSASVIGEITAAEADALSTAVFVMGNEKGLEFLESDDQIEGILVLSDGSVKITSGLEGRVQELKDNAWD, encoded by the coding sequence ATGAAGAGAAAAACAATAACACAAAGCGCGGTAATGATAGCGATAGTCTTGCTGATAGGCTTAGCCCTCTTTGCTAAAAAGGGCGTCTATGAAAGCGTCCCCTATGAGAAGACGGAAGTCCTCATGGACACCTTCGTAACCATCAAGGCATTCGGAAGCGACAAGGAGATGGTTGAGGAGGGGGTGGGCGCGGCTTTTGCCGAGATAAAGAGGCTGGATGAGCTGATGAGCTTCTACTCCAAAGAGAGCGAAGTTGCGGCCATCAACGAAGTCAGCGGCCAAAGATTCGTCCGCGTCTCTTTTGACACCTTTGAGCTGATCTCTTTGAGCTTGGACGTCTCAAGGAAGAGCCTTGGCGCCTTTGATCCGACGGTTGGAAGCATTGAACATCTCTGGGACTTTGTCGAAAAAAGACGAGCCGACCCTAGCGAGCTTGCGGCCGCAGTAGCCCTCGTCGGCTATGAAGGGATCGAGTTGGACGAGGATAAACGGGCCGTAAGACTGAAAGCCGAGGGAGCTAAGATAGATCTCGGGGGCGTGGCCAAGGGCTACGCCTTGGACCGGGCGGCCGATATATTAAGAGATAACGGAATCGAGAGCGCCCTTTTGACCATGGGCAGCACGACCAAGGTCATCGGGGTCAAGGCCGATGGGAAGCCCTGGAAGGTCGGTATCCAAAATCCCCGTTTTGCCGGAGACGGCTCCCTTGTCGGCGTCCTTTCTCTGGACGGACTTGCCTTAAGCACCTCGGGAGATTATCAGCGCTACTTTGAAGAGGATGGCATCCGCCTCCACCACATCCTGGATCCCAAGACCGGGATGCCGGCCGAGGGCCTGATGAGCGCAAGCGTCATCGGAGAGATTACGGCCGCCGAGGCCGATGCTCTCTCGACGGCCGTATTTGTCATGGGCAACGAGAAAGGCTTGGAGTTTTTGGAAAGTGACGACCAGATCGAGGGCATCTTGGTCCTATCTGATGGAAGCGTCAAGATAACTTCGGGGCTTGAGGGCAGGGTTCAAGAATTAAAGGATAATGCCTGGGATTGA
- the grpE gene encoding nucleotide exchange factor GrpE, producing the protein MTEREEKGAKGVSESAHPKQEKGQKEKKGDLAVLKEELKKKNEEIASYVEMLQRLKAEFENYKKRVERDQAAFFEMASKDIVLKVLPTLDNLERALAASNDSSDLDSFKKGIELVMAQLAETLKKEGLSVIDPVGEKFDPLHHEAFMQVESDEYEEGSVVEVFQKGYALGGRVIRPAVVKVAKPRS; encoded by the coding sequence ATGACTGAAAGAGAAGAGAAGGGGGCTAAAGGCGTAAGTGAGTCTGCGCATCCCAAACAAGAGAAGGGCCAAAAAGAGAAGAAGGGCGATCTAGCCGTTTTAAAGGAAGAGCTCAAAAAGAAGAATGAAGAGATCGCTTCCTATGTGGAGATGCTTCAGAGACTCAAAGCCGAGTTTGAAAATTATAAGAAGCGGGTCGAGCGGGATCAGGCAGCCTTCTTCGAGATGGCTTCCAAGGATATCGTCCTTAAGGTCTTGCCGACTCTGGATAATCTGGAGAGGGCGCTTGCCGCTTCAAACGACTCTTCCGATTTAGATTCCTTCAAGAAGGGCATAGAGCTGGTTATGGCCCAACTTGCCGAAACCCTTAAAAAAGAGGGCCTAAGCGTCATCGATCCGGTTGGAGAAAAGTTTGATCCCCTTCACCACGAGGCTTTCATGCAGGTGGAAAGCGACGAATATGAGGAGGGAAGCGTGGTCGAGGTCTTTCAGAAGGGCTACGCTTTGGGCGGTCGCGTCATTCGGCCGGCCGTGGTCAAGGTGGCCAAGCCGCGCTCCTAG
- a CDS encoding AAA family ATPase translates to MFDQFTEKAREAVAVAQDALRRINNNQMGTEHLLLGLLAQTDGIIPQIFSLLGADIGEARIRINDIVELSRRDKAYGFIEQFVLTPRLKKAIDIAAEEAKHLGDNYVGSEHLLIGILKEGEGPGAIMLRDLGFSEDKIYGALRQIRRDGFTDESLAPKGKMLAKYSRDLTAAAKEGKLDPVIGRTEEIKRVIQILSRRTKNNPVLIGDSGVGKTAIAEGLAQAIVGSEVPEILKDKQVVSLDLGSLVAGAKYRGEFEERLKGVIDEIKKASGEIILFIDELHNVVGAGAAEGALDASSLLKPALARGELQCVGATTLDEYRRYIEKDPALERRFQPIMVSEPNVEQTIEILKGLRDRYEAHHRVKISDEALEAAAKLSSRYVTDRFLPDKAIDLMDEAASKLRLESIMLPPGLRKLENQLHVLTKEGEEAVQSRDYEKAAKLRDETDRLQTEFNVKREDWLAEKGITSSTVSAENIAAVVSSWTGIPVSRMLEEEAEKLIRMEEELHGRIIGQDEAVSRVSEAIRRARAGLKNPRRPIGSFIFLGPTGVGKTELTKALAEFLFDDDDAMIRIDMSEYQERHTVSRLVGAPPGYVGFEEGGQLTEAVRRRPYSVILFDEIEKAHPDVFNTLLQILDDGRLTDAKGRTVSFKNTVIIMTSNLGAHLIQKEKGSLGFGSEKETEASHDKMKQVIMAELKRSFRPEFLNRIDEIIIFRELTEDEILKIVDIMLGELKEQLKEREMEIEVTGEAKAFLAKEGDDPKLGARPLRRAIQRLIENALASEIIRGKFGEGDLVKVSLTGGELAFEKAKKPAKKKELAIG, encoded by the coding sequence ATGTTCGATCAATTTACGGAAAAGGCGCGGGAAGCTGTGGCGGTTGCCCAGGACGCGCTTCGCAGGATAAACAATAATCAGATGGGGACCGAACATCTATTGCTCGGTCTGCTCGCCCAGACCGACGGCATCATCCCCCAGATATTTTCACTTCTGGGCGCCGATATCGGCGAAGCCAGGATCAGGATAAACGATATCGTGGAGCTCAGCCGGCGCGATAAGGCCTACGGCTTCATCGAGCAGTTCGTTCTGACCCCAAGGCTTAAGAAGGCGATAGATATCGCAGCCGAAGAAGCCAAGCATCTTGGGGATAACTACGTCGGAAGCGAGCACCTCCTGATCGGTATCTTGAAGGAGGGCGAGGGACCGGGGGCCATCATGCTTCGCGACCTCGGCTTTAGTGAAGATAAGATTTACGGGGCTCTGCGCCAAATTAGAAGAGACGGCTTTACCGACGAAAGCCTGGCTCCAAAGGGCAAGATGCTGGCCAAATATAGCCGCGACCTGACGGCCGCAGCCAAGGAGGGCAAGTTAGATCCGGTCATAGGACGCACCGAGGAGATAAAGCGGGTCATCCAGATACTTTCCCGCCGGACCAAGAACAACCCGGTCCTGATCGGAGATAGCGGCGTCGGCAAGACGGCCATCGCCGAAGGCTTGGCCCAGGCCATCGTGGGCAGCGAGGTGCCTGAGATACTCAAGGATAAGCAGGTCGTCTCGCTCGATTTGGGGAGCTTAGTCGCCGGAGCCAAATATAGGGGTGAGTTTGAGGAGAGACTAAAGGGCGTCATCGATGAGATAAAGAAGGCGAGCGGCGAGATAATCCTCTTCATCGACGAGCTCCATAACGTGGTCGGAGCCGGAGCGGCCGAAGGAGCTCTCGACGCCTCCAGTCTGCTCAAACCGGCGCTCGCTCGCGGCGAGCTTCAATGCGTCGGGGCGACCACCTTGGACGAGTACAGAAGATATATCGAGAAGGACCCGGCCCTAGAGCGCAGATTTCAGCCGATCATGGTGAGTGAGCCAAACGTCGAGCAGACGATCGAGATACTCAAAGGGCTGCGCGACCGCTACGAGGCTCATCATCGGGTCAAGATCAGCGACGAGGCTTTGGAGGCGGCGGCTAAATTATCCAGCCGTTACGTGACCGATCGTTTTCTGCCCGACAAGGCGATAGATCTGATGGACGAGGCGGCCTCCAAGCTTCGCCTGGAGTCGATTATGCTCCCGCCCGGCTTGCGTAAATTGGAAAATCAGCTTCACGTCTTGACCAAAGAGGGCGAGGAGGCCGTCCAATCGCGCGACTATGAAAAGGCGGCCAAACTTCGAGATGAGACCGACCGCCTGCAGACCGAGTTCAACGTCAAACGGGAGGATTGGCTGGCCGAAAAAGGGATTACCAGCTCGACCGTCTCGGCCGAGAACATCGCGGCCGTCGTCTCCAGTTGGACGGGGATTCCAGTCAGCCGAATGCTGGAAGAGGAGGCCGAAAAGCTGATTCGCATGGAGGAGGAGCTGCACGGGCGGATCATCGGTCAAGACGAGGCGGTTTCCCGCGTCTCCGAAGCGATTCGTCGGGCGAGAGCGGGGCTCAAGAATCCGCGTCGGCCCATCGGCTCCTTCATCTTCTTGGGGCCGACTGGCGTCGGCAAGACTGAGCTTACCAAGGCGCTGGCCGAGTTCCTCTTCGACGACGACGACGCCATGATCAGGATAGATATGAGCGAGTACCAAGAGAGACATACCGTTTCGCGCCTGGTTGGGGCGCCTCCCGGCTACGTCGGCTTCGAGGAGGGCGGTCAACTGACCGAGGCGGTCAGGCGTCGTCCCTACTCGGTCATCCTCTTCGACGAGATCGAGAAGGCCCATCCCGATGTCTTCAACACGCTTCTTCAGATACTCGACGACGGGCGTTTGACCGACGCCAAGGGACGGACGGTCAGCTTCAAGAATACGGTCATCATTATGACCTCCAACCTTGGGGCCCACCTGATCCAGAAGGAGAAGGGCTCTTTGGGATTTGGGAGCGAGAAGGAGACTGAGGCCTCTCACGATAAGATGAAGCAGGTCATTATGGCCGAACTCAAAAGGAGCTTTAGGCCCGAATTTCTAAACCGGATAGATGAGATCATCATCTTCCGAGAGTTGACCGAGGATGAGATCTTAAAGATCGTCGATATCATGCTTGGCGAGCTAAAGGAGCAACTGAAAGAGCGGGAAATGGAGATAGAGGTGACCGGCGAGGCCAAGGCTTTCTTGGCCAAGGAGGGTGATGACCCCAAACTTGGGGCGCGCCCCTTAAGGCGGGCCATCCAGCGCTTGATCGAAAATGCTCTGGCCTCGGAGATAATCAGGGGCAAGTTCGGCGAGGGGGATCTGGTTAAGGTCTCACTTACGGGCGGCGAACTCGCCTTCGAGAAGGCCAAAAAGCCGGCCAAGAAGAAGGAGCTGGCTATAGGTTAG
- a CDS encoding DUF4870 domain-containing protein — MEEEKKESSSGTGLDPKLAGLLCYAFGWISGIIFYLITPKDEYIRFHAMQSILVFGFLSVLGFVTNMFWYIGWGISSLISLIGLVLWVVLMVKAYQGEKYKLPFFGDLAEKYI, encoded by the coding sequence TTGGAAGAAGAGAAGAAAGAATCATCTTCAGGCACGGGACTGGACCCAAAGCTAGCGGGTCTTCTTTGCTACGCTTTTGGCTGGATAAGCGGAATCATCTTTTATCTGATAACCCCCAAAGATGAGTACATCCGTTTTCATGCCATGCAGTCCATCCTCGTATTCGGCTTCTTAAGCGTTTTAGGTTTTGTTACCAATATGTTTTGGTATATTGGCTGGGGAATCAGCTCTTTGATCTCATTGATCGGGCTTGTGCTCTGGGTGGTCCTCATGGTTAAGGCCTACCAGGGCGAGAAGTATAAGTTGCCCTTCTTTGGAGATCTGGCCGAAAAGTACATCTAG
- the pdxS gene encoding pyridoxal 5'-phosphate synthase lyase subunit PdxS: MVRTGTLKVKTGLAEMLKGGVIMDVTNAEQAKIAEEAGAVAVMALERVPADIRAAGGVARMADPLIIEEIMGAVTIPVMAKVRIGHFVEAQVLESLGVDYIDESEVLTPADEANHVDKHAFTIPFVCGATNLGEALRRIGEGAAMVRTKGEAGTGNVVEAIRHMRTIVGEMTWLKGLKKEELMAAAKKLMAPYELVLQVAETGKLPVVNFSAGGIATPADAALMMQLGADGVFVGSGIFKSNDPAGRAKAIVEATTHYNDPKIVAEVSKGIGEAMKGLDIKDIGEDKLIQTRGW, translated from the coding sequence ATGGTTAGAACGGGAACTTTGAAGGTAAAGACCGGCCTTGCCGAGATGCTCAAGGGCGGCGTGATAATGGATGTGACCAATGCCGAGCAGGCCAAAATAGCTGAGGAGGCCGGGGCGGTTGCCGTCATGGCCCTGGAGAGGGTTCCGGCAGATATCCGGGCGGCCGGCGGGGTGGCTCGCATGGCCGATCCCCTCATCATCGAGGAGATAATGGGTGCCGTCACCATTCCGGTCATGGCCAAGGTGCGGATAGGCCACTTCGTCGAGGCCCAAGTCCTAGAGTCCCTTGGGGTCGATTACATCGACGAGAGTGAGGTTTTAACCCCAGCCGATGAGGCCAATCATGTCGATAAACATGCCTTTACCATCCCCTTCGTCTGCGGGGCAACCAACCTGGGAGAGGCCCTGCGCCGGATCGGCGAGGGCGCGGCCATGGTGAGGACCAAAGGGGAGGCCGGAACCGGCAACGTCGTCGAGGCCATCCGTCATATGAGGACGATAGTCGGCGAGATGACTTGGCTTAAGGGATTGAAAAAAGAAGAACTGATGGCCGCGGCCAAGAAGCTGATGGCTCCCTACGAGTTGGTTTTACAGGTGGCCGAGACGGGCAAACTTCCGGTCGTCAACTTCTCGGCTGGCGGTATCGCCACCCCGGCCGATGCGGCCCTGATGATGCAGCTTGGGGCGGACGGCGTCTTTGTGGGATCGGGCATATTCAAATCGAACGATCCGGCTGGCCGGGCCAAGGCGATCGTCGAGGCGACCACTCACTATAACGACCCCAAGATCGTTGCCGAGGTCTCCAAGGGGATCGGCGAGGCCATGAAGGGCTTAGACATCAAGGATATAGGCGAGGATAAGCTGATTCAGACCAGGGGCTGGTAG
- a CDS encoding 4Fe-4S binding protein, whose protein sequence is MPRPIVDSDECTGCGICVDVCPNDVLELVDDISSPTNEDACDGCGLCAEECPMEAIVIEED, encoded by the coding sequence ATGCCAAGACCAATCGTAGATAGCGATGAATGCACCGGCTGCGGAATCTGTGTGGACGTCTGCCCTAATGACGTTCTTGAGCTGGTAGATGATATTTCGTCCCCCACCAACGAGGACGCCTGCGACGGCTGCGGACTCTGCGCCGAAGAGTGCCCTATGGAAGCCATCGTCATCGAGGAAGACTAG
- the dnaK gene encoding molecular chaperone DnaK translates to MAKVLGIDLGTTNSCMAVLEGGEPTVIPNAEGGRVTPSVVAFSKGGEVLVGEVAKRQAIVNPDHTIRSIKRKMGTKDKVKIEGKDYTPEQISAFILQKLKRDAEAYLGEKITQAVITVPAYFDDSQRTATKDAGAIAGLEVLRIINEPTAAALAYGLGKSKEETILVFDLGGGTFDVSILELGEGVFEVKSTSGDTHLGGDDWDQLVIDWMVEDFKSKNGVDLSKDKMALQRLKEAAEKAKTELSSAQSTSINLPFITASDQGPLHLDMNLTRSEFQKMTADLLEKCVAAFNRAVDDAKIKVSDLDHIILVGGSTRMPAVHDLVKKLAGKEPHKGVNPDEVVAVGASIQAGVLKGDVKEVLLLDVTPLSLGIETKGGIFTKLIERNTTIPTRKSEIFTTAEDGQNSVEIHALQGERPMVPGNKTLGRFHLVGIPAAPRGIPQIEVAFDIDANGITHVSAKDLGTGKEQAMTVTGTSSLSSEEIDKMVREAESHAAEDLKRKEEAEARNNADNLVYNTEKSLDEAKDKLAEEDGVGIESALAEAKEALKGGDIAKIKEATEKLQQAAYKLAEVLYAQAQAQSGEGGTEGSAEGQVVDADYEVVDEEGKE, encoded by the coding sequence ATGGCAAAAGTACTGGGCATCGATTTGGGCACCACCAACTCTTGTATGGCCGTCTTGGAGGGCGGCGAACCGACGGTAATCCCCAACGCCGAGGGCGGCAGGGTTACCCCGTCGGTTGTTGCGTTTTCCAAGGGCGGGGAGGTTCTGGTCGGCGAGGTCGCCAAGAGGCAGGCCATCGTCAACCCCGATCACACCATCCGCTCAATCAAGCGGAAGATGGGCACCAAAGATAAGGTCAAGATCGAGGGGAAAGACTATACCCCCGAGCAGATCTCAGCCTTCATCCTGCAAAAACTGAAGAGGGACGCCGAGGCTTACCTCGGCGAGAAGATCACCCAGGCCGTCATCACCGTGCCAGCCTACTTTGACGACTCTCAGAGGACGGCCACCAAAGATGCGGGCGCCATCGCCGGTCTTGAGGTCTTAAGGATCATCAACGAGCCGACGGCGGCCGCTCTCGCTTACGGTCTTGGAAAGAGCAAGGAAGAGACGATTTTAGTCTTCGACCTTGGCGGTGGAACCTTCGATGTATCCATCTTGGAGCTTGGCGAGGGGGTCTTTGAGGTCAAATCGACGAGCGGCGACACCCATCTTGGCGGCGACGACTGGGATCAGCTGGTCATCGACTGGATGGTTGAGGATTTCAAATCCAAAAACGGCGTCGATCTCTCCAAAGATAAGATGGCTCTCCAAAGGCTCAAAGAGGCGGCCGAAAAGGCTAAGACTGAGCTCTCTAGCGCCCAGAGCACCAGCATAAATCTACCCTTCATCACCGCAAGCGACCAAGGTCCGCTCCACTTGGACATGAACTTGACCCGCTCCGAATTTCAGAAGATGACGGCCGATCTCTTGGAGAAGTGCGTTGCCGCTTTCAATCGGGCGGTCGATGATGCCAAGATAAAGGTGTCCGACCTCGACCACATCATCCTGGTCGGCGGCTCAACCCGTATGCCGGCCGTCCACGATCTGGTCAAAAAGCTAGCCGGCAAGGAGCCTCACAAGGGAGTCAATCCCGATGAGGTGGTAGCGGTTGGGGCTTCCATCCAGGCGGGCGTCCTCAAGGGTGATGTGAAGGAGGTCCTGCTTCTCGATGTTACCCCGCTATCTCTGGGCATCGAGACCAAGGGCGGAATCTTCACCAAACTGATCGAGAGGAATACCACCATCCCGACGAGAAAGAGCGAGATCTTCACCACAGCCGAGGACGGGCAGAATAGCGTAGAGATCCACGCCCTCCAGGGTGAGCGTCCGATGGTCCCGGGCAATAAGACGCTTGGCCGTTTTCATTTGGTCGGCATACCGGCCGCGCCAAGGGGGATCCCTCAGATCGAGGTCGCCTTCGACATTGATGCCAACGGCATCACCCATGTCTCGGCCAAGGATCTCGGCACTGGCAAGGAGCAGGCCATGACGGTCACCGGAACCTCATCGCTCTCGAGCGAAGAGATAGATAAGATGGTTCGCGAGGCCGAATCGCATGCGGCCGAGGATCTAAAGAGAAAAGAGGAGGCCGAGGCAAGAAATAACGCCGACAACCTCGTCTATAATACCGAAAAGAGCTTGGATGAAGCCAAGGATAAATTGGCCGAAGAGGATGGGGTAGGCATCGAGTCGGCCCTTGCCGAGGCCAAAGAGGCTCTAAAGGGCGGCGACATTGCCAAGATCAAGGAGGCGACCGAGAAGCTCCAGCAGGCCGCCTACAAGCTGGCCGAGGTCCTCTATGCGCAGGCTCAGGCCCAGAGCGGCGAGGGAGGAACAGAAGGATCTGCCGAAGGCCAGGTTGTCGATGCCGACTACGAAGTTGTCGACGAGGAAGGTAAGGAATAA